A genomic segment from Canis aureus isolate CA01 chromosome 4, VMU_Caureus_v.1.0, whole genome shotgun sequence encodes:
- the CDH9 gene encoding cadherin-9 isoform X3, whose protein sequence is MDKDDPPRGHKFFFEPVPEFPLNPNFTIVDNKDNTAGIMTRKDGYSRNKMSTYLLPILIFDNDYPIQSSTGTLTIRVCACDNQGNMQSCNAEALVLSAGLSTGALIAILLCVIILLVLVVLFAALKRQRKKEPLIISKDDVRDNIVTYNDEGGGEEDTQAFDIGTLRNPEAREDSKLRRDVMPETIFQIRRTVPLWENIDVQDFIHRRLKENDSDPSAPPYDSLATYAYEGNDSIADSLSSLESLTADCNQDYDYLSDWGPRFKKLADMYGGDDSDRD, encoded by the exons ATGGACAAAGATGATCCTCCCCGAGGCCACAAATTTTTCTTTGAACCAGTACCAGAATTTCCTCTCAATCCGAACTTCACCATTGTAGACAATAAAG ataaCACAGCAGGGATCATGACTCGAAAAGATGGGTATAGCCGCAACAAAATGAGCACCTATCTACTGCCGATTTTGATCTTTGACAATGATTATCCAATTCAGAGCAGCACTGGCACGCTCACTATCCGTGTGTGCGCCTGCGACAATCAAGGAAACATGCAGTCCTGCAATGCAGAGGCCTTGGTCCTATCTGCTGGCCTGAGCACGGGGGCTCTCATTGCTATCCTTCTTTGTGTCATCATTCTACTTG TTTTAGTTGTACTGTTTGCTGCActgaagaggcagaggaaaaaggaaccCCTGATTATTTCAAAAGATGATGTCCGGGACAACATTGTGACCTACAATGATGAAGGTGGAGGGGAAGAAGATACCCAAGCTTTTGACATTGGCACACTAAGGAATCCAGAAGCAAGAGAAGACAGTAAACTTAGAAGGGATGTAATGCCTGAAACTATTTTCCAGATAAGGAGGACTGTGCCTCTGTGGGAAAATATTGATGTACAAGATTTCATCCAccgaagattaaaagaaaatgactCAGACCCAAGTGCACCACCTTACGATTCACTGGCAACATATGCCTACGAAGGGAATGATTCCATCGCAGATTCACTCAGTTCTTTGGAGTCTCTCACAGCAGATTGTAACCAAGATTATGATTACCTCAGCGACTGGGGGCCTCGTTTTAAAAAGCTTGCTGATATGTATGGGGGTGATGACAGTGACCGAGATTAA